Proteins co-encoded in one Cupriavidus nantongensis genomic window:
- a CDS encoding VanZ family protein, with product MPMIAVPTLTPLRWRLLFWACAAAVLALSLMPPTQPLPTTGWDKANHALGFALLGLLGARAYAARGWPLWLGLVAYGGVIELLQGQTGYREADWLDLLADTVGVAAALALDWLVRRLSAPRLRA from the coding sequence CTGCCCATGATTGCCGTTCCGACCCTGACCCCGCTGCGCTGGCGCCTGCTGTTCTGGGCCTGCGCCGCCGCCGTGCTGGCGCTGTCGCTGATGCCGCCGACGCAGCCGCTGCCGACCACCGGCTGGGACAAGGCCAACCACGCGCTCGGGTTTGCGCTGCTGGGGCTGCTGGGCGCACGCGCCTACGCGGCACGGGGCTGGCCGCTATGGCTGGGCCTGGTTGCGTATGGCGGCGTGATCGAGTTGCTGCAGGGGCAGACCGGCTACCGCGAGGCCGACTGGCTCGACCTGCTCGCCGATACGGTCGGCGTGGCCGCGGCCTTGGCGCTGGACTGGCTGGTGCGCCGGCTCAGCGCTCCTCGGCTTCGAGCGTGA